In one Flavobacteriales bacterium genomic region, the following are encoded:
- a CDS encoding bifunctional 3,4-dihydroxy-2-butanone-4-phosphate synthase/GTP cyclohydrolase II: protein MLNSIEEAIADIKEGKVIIVVDDENRENEGDFVTAAANATPEVVNFMATHGRGLICAPITGKRCDELNLEMMVGKNTAQHETPFTVSIDLIGHGCSTGISASDRSKTIKALIDPNTKPEELGKPGHIFPLKSRSEGVLRRVGHTEASVDLARLAGFEPAGVLVEIMNEDGSMARLPELLKIAKKFNLKIISIEDLVAYRIQNDSSIERMVDVQLPTVWGDFKLVAYKQKNSGEEHVALVKGEWTDDEPVLVRVHSSCVTGDIFGSCRCDCGPQLHTAMKMVNKEGKGVIVYMNQEGRGIGLINKLKAYKLQEQGMDTVEANLELGFKDDQREYGVGAQILRDLNVSKIKLMTNNPKKRAGLIGYGLEIVENIPLEMESNEHNKKYLLTKRDKMGHSINLEN from the coding sequence ATGTTAAATTCGATAGAAGAGGCGATTGCCGATATCAAAGAAGGGAAAGTTATCATTGTTGTTGACGATGAAAACAGAGAAAACGAAGGTGACTTCGTAACAGCTGCAGCAAATGCAACTCCTGAAGTTGTAAACTTTATGGCCACTCATGGTAGAGGTCTAATTTGCGCCCCTATTACAGGTAAAAGATGCGACGAATTAAACTTGGAAATGATGGTTGGTAAAAACACTGCCCAGCACGAAACACCATTTACAGTATCTATCGATTTAATTGGCCACGGTTGTTCCACCGGTATTTCTGCAAGTGACCGATCTAAAACTATTAAGGCATTAATTGATCCCAACACTAAACCTGAAGAGCTAGGAAAACCTGGACATATATTCCCTTTAAAATCGAGATCTGAAGGTGTTCTAAGAAGAGTTGGACATACCGAAGCATCTGTTGATCTGGCCCGACTAGCAGGGTTCGAACCAGCTGGTGTTTTGGTTGAGATAATGAATGAAGATGGCAGTATGGCTAGATTACCTGAGCTACTTAAAATTGCTAAAAAGTTTAATTTGAAAATTATCTCCATTGAAGATTTAGTGGCGTATAGAATTCAAAATGACTCTTCTATTGAAAGAATGGTAGATGTTCAATTACCAACCGTGTGGGGAGACTTCAAACTAGTTGCTTATAAACAAAAGAACAGTGGAGAAGAACATGTTGCACTTGTAAAAGGAGAATGGACAGATGACGAACCTGTATTGGTTCGAGTACACTCTTCTTGTGTTACCGGCGATATTTTCGGATCGTGCAGATGCGATTGTGGTCCACAACTACATACCGCAATGAAAATGGTAAATAAGGAAGGTAAGGGCGTGATTGTGTACATGAATCAAGAAGGAAGAGGAATTGGCCTTATAAACAAACTAAAAGCCTACAAGCTGCAAGAGCAAGGCATGGATACCGTTGAAGCCAATTTAGAATTAGGGTTTAAGGACGATCAAAGAGAATATGGTGTTGGAGCACAAATATTGAGGGATCTTAATGTTTCGAAAATAAAACTAATGACCAACAACCCTAAGAAACGAGCTGGTTTAATTGGTTACGGATTAGAGATCGTTGAAAATATTCCTCTTGAAATGGAATCGAATGAGCACAATAAAAAATATCTTCTTACTAAAAGAGATAAAATGGGCCACTCAATCAACTTAGAAAACTAA
- a CDS encoding glycosyltransferase, protein MKIMVLLSRIPYPLDKGDKLRAFHQIKNLSKNHEIVLCALSESNIHPDAYENLKKYCSSVKFIELSRFRIYLNIFLCFFQDKPFQVAYFYSNKVQKTINNLIKDSKPDHLYCQLIRMAEYVKGNKTPKTLDYMDALSKGIKRRVETSPFYLRWILKLEGKRVMRYEHHIFKHFNFKTIISEQDQNLIIHPINNRIEIVSNGIDSDYFVPRETAIEYDILFAGNMSYPPNIEGASYIAKEILPIVKEKYPKIKFLIAGANPARSIKNLESDSIHITGWVEDIRHAYSSSLIFLAPMQIGTGLQNKLLEAMSMKIPCITSPLVNNALGAVENESILIGDSPQEYADHIIELIENKDKRAFLTQNAYSYVRENFNWGKTTDKLEQLFFN, encoded by the coding sequence ATAATGGTTCTTCTATCTCGTATCCCCTATCCTTTAGACAAAGGTGACAAGTTGCGTGCTTTCCATCAAATTAAAAATTTATCGAAGAATCACGAGATAGTTTTATGTGCACTAAGCGAATCTAATATACATCCGGATGCATATGAAAACTTAAAGAAGTATTGCTCTAGTGTTAAATTTATTGAATTATCAAGGTTTCGAATATACTTAAACATCTTTCTCTGTTTTTTTCAAGATAAGCCATTTCAAGTAGCTTACTTCTATTCTAATAAGGTTCAAAAAACTATTAATAACCTAATTAAAGATTCAAAGCCAGATCATCTTTATTGCCAATTAATCAGAATGGCCGAATACGTTAAGGGAAATAAGACGCCAAAAACACTTGACTATATGGATGCCTTATCTAAAGGAATTAAAAGAAGAGTAGAAACATCTCCGTTTTATTTAAGATGGATATTGAAATTAGAAGGAAAACGAGTAATGCGTTACGAGCATCATATTTTCAAACACTTCAATTTTAAAACAATAATTTCTGAGCAAGATCAAAATTTAATTATACATCCAATCAATAATAGAATTGAAATAGTCTCAAACGGTATCGACTCGGATTATTTCGTACCAAGAGAAACGGCTATAGAATATGACATACTTTTCGCGGGAAACATGTCATACCCTCCAAACATTGAAGGAGCATCGTATATCGCCAAAGAAATACTACCTATAGTTAAAGAAAAATATCCAAAAATAAAATTTCTTATTGCTGGCGCTAATCCAGCCAGGTCTATTAAAAACTTAGAATCTGATAGCATACATATTACCGGTTGGGTAGAAGATATTAGACATGCATATTCCAGTTCATTAATTTTTCTCGCACCTATGCAAATTGGAACCGGTCTCCAAAACAAATTACTAGAGGCAATGTCGATGAAAATTCCTTGCATTACCTCACCTCTTGTAAACAATGCGTTAGGAGCAGTTGAAAATGAATCCATACTAATAGGCGATAGCCCACAAGAGTATGCCGATCATATTATAGAACTAATTGAAAACAAGGACAAGCGAGCTTTCTTAACTCAAAATGCCTATTCCTATGTTAGAGAGAACTTTAATTGGGGGAAAACAACTGACAAATTGGAACAATTATTTTTCAATTAA